A single region of the Undibacterium piscinae genome encodes:
- the yidD gene encoding membrane protein insertion efficiency factor YidD: MKSLLLLLLRGYKLVISPMLGPRCRFYPSCSEYAAEAIREYGACQGSLLAGKRLCKCHPWHPGGVDNVPPKAEKQTSAPTSAAGHSSNLS, translated from the coding sequence ATGAAATCCTTATTGCTACTGTTACTGCGTGGATATAAATTAGTGATCAGCCCGATGTTGGGGCCGCGTTGCCGTTTTTATCCTAGCTGTTCCGAGTATGCAGCCGAAGCAATCCGCGAATATGGTGCTTGCCAAGGTAGCCTGTTGGCAGGAAAACGCCTGTGTAAATGCCATCCATGGCATCCCGGCGGAGTGGATAATGTTCCACCCAAGGCTGAAAAACAAACATCTGCCCCCACATCTGCTGCGGGTCACTCTTCTAATCTTTCCTAA
- the yidC gene encoding membrane protein insertase YidC, with product MDIKRTVLWVVFSMSLLILWDNWMRHTGKQSMFFPTPTAQLSKNTAAAGSANAPVASAAASAATVASVNGAVQAATDTPAIKSERITITTDLFKADIDTIGGELRRLELLKHKDSTDHTKNLVLFTQDAKRTYLAQTGLLGGNFPNHKSGFVAKPGVRALGDGNQVQLVLESEQAGVKLTKTFTFKKGDYVIDVKHEVSNNSAAAITPSLYLQLLHDGTKPESGGMFSGSGDFFAPAVYTDADKFQKLDFEKIEKGTETHATKADNGWVSMIQHFFVSAFIPQDKAQREIFTKKVDTNLYAVGSILPMGTIAPGATVAMDARLYSGPQESAILEKVTPGLELVKDYGVLTILAKPLFWLMELIHKILGNWGWTIVVFTIAIKLALFPLSAAGYRSMAKMKVVTPKMTAVREQYKNDPQKMNMAMMELYKKEKINPLGGCLPILIQMPVFLSLYWVLQASVEMRGAPWVGWITDLTAPDPWYILPVIYAISMYITTKLNPAPADPMQAKMMLFMPLAFSVMFFFFPSGLVLYWVVNNVLSIGQQWVINNKMIPAEHKS from the coding sequence ATGGATATCAAACGTACCGTCCTGTGGGTTGTTTTTTCGATGTCGCTGTTGATCCTCTGGGACAACTGGATGCGCCATACCGGCAAGCAGTCTATGTTTTTCCCTACGCCTACCGCGCAACTGAGCAAGAATACTGCCGCTGCTGGCAGCGCTAACGCTCCTGTCGCCTCGGCTGCTGCCTCTGCCGCCACTGTGGCCAGCGTTAACGGTGCTGTGCAAGCCGCTACCGATACGCCTGCAATCAAGAGCGAGCGCATCACCATTACTACCGATTTGTTCAAGGCGGATATTGATACTATCGGCGGTGAACTCAGACGTTTGGAATTGCTCAAGCATAAAGACAGCACTGACCATACTAAGAATCTGGTGTTGTTTACCCAGGACGCCAAACGCACTTATCTGGCACAGACTGGTTTATTAGGCGGGAATTTCCCTAACCACAAATCCGGTTTCGTCGCCAAACCAGGCGTGCGCGCGCTGGGCGATGGTAATCAGGTTCAGTTGGTACTGGAATCCGAACAAGCCGGCGTTAAGCTGACCAAGACCTTTACCTTCAAAAAAGGTGACTACGTTATCGACGTTAAGCATGAAGTAAGTAATAACAGCGCCGCTGCGATTACCCCTTCACTGTATCTGCAGTTGTTGCATGACGGTACTAAGCCTGAAAGCGGCGGCATGTTCTCCGGTTCCGGCGACTTCTTCGCTCCGGCCGTGTACACCGATGCGGATAAGTTCCAGAAGCTCGATTTCGAAAAAATCGAAAAAGGCACGGAAACCCATGCGACTAAGGCCGATAACGGCTGGGTTTCCATGATTCAGCATTTCTTTGTCTCGGCTTTCATCCCTCAGGATAAGGCGCAGCGCGAAATCTTTACCAAGAAAGTTGATACCAACTTGTACGCAGTCGGCAGCATCCTGCCTATGGGTACGATCGCTCCAGGCGCGACAGTGGCAATGGATGCGCGTTTGTATTCCGGTCCGCAAGAATCTGCAATCCTGGAAAAAGTGACACCTGGCCTGGAACTGGTTAAGGATTACGGTGTATTGACTATTCTGGCTAAACCTTTGTTCTGGCTGATGGAACTGATTCACAAGATCCTGGGTAATTGGGGCTGGACTATCGTGGTCTTCACTATTGCCATCAAGCTGGCTCTGTTCCCTCTGTCTGCCGCTGGTTATCGCAGTATGGCGAAGATGAAAGTGGTCACGCCAAAAATGACTGCGGTGCGCGAGCAATATAAGAATGACCCGCAAAAAATGAATATGGCGATGATGGAGTTGTACAAGAAAGAAAAGATTAACCCGCTCGGTGGTTGCTTGCCTATCTTGATCCAGATGCCAGTGTTCCTGTCTTTGTACTGGGTATTGCAGGCCAGCGTAGAAATGCGCGGCGCACCATGGGTGGGCTGGATTACTGACCTGACCGCACCGGATCCTTGGTATATCCTGCCAGTGATTTACGCGATCTCTATGTACATCACGACCAAGCTCAATCCTGCGCCTGCTGATCCTATGCAAGCGAAGATGATGTTGTTTATGCCTTTGGCGTTCTCGGTGATGTTCTTCTTCTTCCCGTCTGGTTTGGTTCTGTACTGGGTAGTGAATAACGTATTGTCGATAGGCCAGCAATGGGTGATCAATAATAAGATGATCCCCGCTGAACATAAGTCTTGA